DNA sequence from the Vibrio ishigakensis genome:
GAGTCATTCCATATTTCTCAAGACCGTGTTTATTCTGATTACAAAGCGTGCCTAGATGAAACTCAACCTGATATTGTAATTATTTGCCCAGCAAACAAAGACCACCTAGAGTGGACTCGCAAGATTGCAGAGCATGGTGAGGGTTATCACATAGTGGTAGAGAAGCCATTCGCCCTGACGCTCTCTGATGCTCAAGAGATGATCAATGTTGTTGAGGCGACTGGCAAGAAATTGGTGTGTAACTGGCCTCTCGCTTGGTATCCCTCTCATGTGACCGCGAAGCGCCTTATCGATGAAGGCTTGATTGGTGAACTTTTGGATATCCATTATTACGATGGCAACATGGCCGACGATGATGTGATTTCAGGTGACCAGTTGTGGCTGCTGAACAAAGAGCAAGGCGGTGGTTCACTACAAGACTATTTGGGCTATGGTGTGACCCTTGGCACCTGGTTTATGAACGACAAACTGCCAAAGTCAGTAACTGCGTTCGCCACAGTGCGTGACGGTGAGGAGATCGATCGCCACAGCATCACGGTATGCGAATACGATACTGGCCTGTCTAAGTTTGAAACTCGCTGGGACATGCTGTCTAACCCTTGGGAGGAGCAACCCCTGCCGAAGACCGGTTTTATCCTAGTTGGAAGTCAGGGTACGATTGCGAGTTTTGATTACGCAGAGGTGGTTGAGGTCCAGCTGAGAAAAGACAAGCAACGCTTGGATATACCAGTGGATACTCTGCAAGCTCCGCAGCAAAACTTCTGTCAGTACCTGATCCACTGCATCGAGAATAATCTTGGGGTTGAAGGCCCAATTTCGGCCAAGACCTCGAAGATAGGACAGATGATAGTTACCGCTGCTGAGATGAGCATCGAACAGCGCAGAACTGTTGCCGTAGAGGAGCTGTTCTAATGGATAAGATCGCTAAAGCACTTCAGTTGGCATACAAACCGACTCTGACCCAAGGTTTTGAGCCGCGCATTGCATTAATAGGCTGTGGTGAGATCTCGGGCGCACACCTGCAGGCCTATCAAAAAGCCGGTTATCAGGTAGTGGCACTGTGTGATATCGACCAACAAGCGATGGAAAAGCGTCAACAAGAGTTTTTCCCTGAAGCCAA
Encoded proteins:
- a CDS encoding Gfo/Idh/MocA family protein; this translates as MKKWKVAGINFDHMHMSMLLGDAYSNSNVEIVGVCHERVEEMADSIESFHISQDRVYSDYKACLDETQPDIVIICPANKDHLEWTRKIAEHGEGYHIVVEKPFALTLSDAQEMINVVEATGKKLVCNWPLAWYPSHVTAKRLIDEGLIGELLDIHYYDGNMADDDVISGDQLWLLNKEQGGGSLQDYLGYGVTLGTWFMNDKLPKSVTAFATVRDGEEIDRHSITVCEYDTGLSKFETRWDMLSNPWEEQPLPKTGFILVGSQGTIASFDYAEVVEVQLRKDKQRLDIPVDTLQAPQQNFCQYLIHCIENNLGVEGPISAKTSKIGQMIVTAAEMSIEQRRTVAVEELF